The following are encoded together in the Girardinichthys multiradiatus isolate DD_20200921_A chromosome X, DD_fGirMul_XY1, whole genome shotgun sequence genome:
- the angptl6 gene encoding angiopoietin-related protein 6, which yields MFDRLMDMTLATALIFSLILCMTTQKAGGQIVGANGEYKQSSRSSDLKAGRCSYTFIVPQQKMTGALCVNTHSPIPNQSEVAALKLELKRQQEQLEKLQRQLEHEGSLATEVRALHKESNSMNSRIAHLYAQLLHEVIHKKDLAVEHQRFESLLLNVTAQALQVSSSYRELEKKYVALTSRISSQNQFIAKLEKQCQCRDSSQPSLVMTEPPKSHSNDHLNYSIKATIMTNDVQRDQSTPLHQRQAKTVEDQSLLTSTISPPTELPFVGFPVTKSPGPWRDCQHVLDSGETTSGIYLLRLQSANRLLQAWCEQSQAQGGWTVIQRRQDGSVNFFMTWEQYKQGFGNLNGEYWLGLEHLYWLTQQAKYKLRVFLEDWQGRQVFAEYDSFHLEPENDWYRLRLGQYHGNAGDSLSWHNNKAFTTLDRDKDSYAGNCAHFQKGGWWYHMCAHSNLNGVWYRGGHYRSRYQDGVYWAEFHGGSYSLKRVSMMIKPT from the exons ATGTTTGACCGATTAATGGATATGACACTGGCAACAGCTCTGATCTTTTCCCTCATCCTTTGTATGACTACACAAAAAGCTGGAGGGCAGATAGTTGGAGCCAATGGAGAATACAAACAATCATCACGATCCTCAGATCTGAAAGCAGGGCGTTGCTCCTACACTTTCATTGTTCCCCAGCAAAAAATGACAGGAGCTCTGTGTGTGAACACGCACTCTCCAATACCCAACCAATCAGAGGTGGCAGCTCTGAAGTTGGAGCTCAAACGGCAACAGGAACAGCTGGAGAAGCTccagagacaactggagcatgAAGGGTCCCTTGCCACAGAGGTAAGAGCCCTGCACAAAGAGAGCAACAGCATGAATTCACGTATTGCCCATCTTTATGCCCAGCTGCTGCATGAAGTCATCCATAAGAAGGACCTGGCTGTGGAGCACCAAAGGTTTGAGAGCCTCCTCCTGAATGTTACAGCACAG GCTCTGCAGGTGTCCAGCAGTTACAGGGAACTAGAGAAGAAATATGTAGCGCTCACCTCCAGGATAAGCTCTCAGAACCAGTTTATCGCCAAACTGGAGAAGCAGTGTCAGTGCAGGGATTCCAGCCAGCCCTCTCTG GTGATGACTGAACCCCCCAAAAGCCATAGTAATGATCACCTTAACTACAGCATTAAGGCCACCATAATGACAAATGATGTTCAGAGGGACCAGAGTACTCCTTTACACCAACGTCAAGCAAAAACAGTTGAAGATCAGTCCCTCCTTACCTCTACAATCAGTCCTCCCACTGAACTGCCTTTTGTTGGCTTCCCTGTAACTAAGTCCCCAG GGCCGTGGCGGGACTGCCAGCATGTTCTGGATTCAGGTGAGACCACCAGTGGGATTTACCTCCTTCGCCTTCAGAGTGCTAACCGACTCTTGCAGGCCTGGTGTGAGCAGAGTCAGGCTCAGGGTGGATGGACTGTCATTCAGAGGAGACAAGATGGGTCAGTCAACTTCTTCATGACTTGGGAGCAGTACAAG CAAGGCTTTGGAAACCTAAATGGTGAGTATTGGCTTGGCCTGGAACACCTCTACTGGTTGACCCAGCAGGCCAAATACAAACTCCGGGTGTTCCTGGAAGACTGGCAGGGCCGGCAGGTGTTTGCTGAATATGACAGTTTCCACCTGGAACCAGAGAACGACTGGTACCGCCTCCGTTTGGGACAGTACCACGGCAATGCAGGAGACTCCCTGTCATGGCACAACAACAAGGCCTTCACCACTTTGGATCGAGACAAGGATAGTTATGCAG GTAACTGCGCTCATTtccagaaaggaggctggtggTATCACATGTGCGCACACTCCAATCTGAACGGCGTGTGGTATCGGGGCGGACACTATCGAAGCCGCTACCAAGATGGGGTCTACTGGGCCGAGTTCCACGGAGGGTCCTACTCTCTGAAACGAGTTTCCATGATGATCAAACCCACTTAG